A portion of the Lolium rigidum isolate FL_2022 chromosome 1, APGP_CSIRO_Lrig_0.1, whole genome shotgun sequence genome contains these proteins:
- the LOC124683444 gene encoding histone H3.2 codes for MARTKQTARKSTGGKAPRKQLATKAARKSAPATGGVKKPHRFRPGTVALREIRKYQKSTELLIRKLPFQRLVREIAQDFKTDLRFQSSAVSALQEAAEAYLVGLFEDTNLCAIHAKRVTIMPKDIQLARRIRGERA; via the coding sequence ATGGCCCGCACGAAGCAGACGGCGCGCAAGTCGACGGGCGGCAAGGCCCCGAGGAAGCAGCTGGCGACCAAGGCGGCGCGCAAGTCGGCGCCGGCGACCGGCGGCGTGAAGAAGCCGCACCGCTTCCGCCCGGGCACCGTCGCGCTGCGCGAGATCCGCAAGTACCAGAAGAGCACGGAGCTGCTCATCCGCAAGCTGCCCTTCCAGCGCCTCGTGCGCGAGATCGCGCAGGACTTCAAGACGGACCTCCGCTTCCAGAGCTCCGCCGTGTCGGCGCTGCAGGAGGCCGCCGAGGCCTACCTCGTGGGCCTCTTCGAGGACACCAACCTCTGCGCCATCCACGCCAAGCGCGTCACCATCATGCCCAAGGACATCCAGCTCGCGCGACGCATCCGGGGGGAGAGGGCCTAG